gaaatacaTACCTGAATTTGAATTGGAGTTGAATCGAATTGAATTAGGGTTGCGCAATTTGGCGCTAGGTTTGAGAAATAATTTGGGGATTTTATTTAGTTTGAGGAAAGTACAAGAGGAGGACTGCAGATAGCCGACTTTATTAtttgtaagtttttttttttttttgaaatccaaAAAATGGGTTCTcctatactccctcatattcactatattcttccccctttcctttttgcacaagaaataagaaagtgaatttggaccacacaaaacacactaccacatgcaatttaatttggatcacacaaatcaacccaaaaaaggaaatagggaagaaaacccgaataatacgaataagaaaatagggaaaaaatatagtgaataagagggagtatatcAAGATCAGCACTAACAAAGTTTTGAGCCGAGCGAGGTAACTCTCCGACCCATATCTTCCTACAAAGATGCATCAAACCCCAATGAGCAAGTTCGTGCCCCACTCTATTGAAGTTTCTGCTCACAAACGACCAAACAATACAATCAAAAAAGTTATAAAAGAGATAAATATCATCTAAAACCAAATGAAAATCACTCCATCTAGTCGACTTTGCCTTCAACGCGTCAATCAAACTCTTGCAATCGCTTTCAACTTCAATCTTCTTATACCCTTGTCTTCTCGCTTCTTCAATGTCAGCCAAAACCGCTTCCGCTTCTGCCACTCTTGGTTCCACAACTCCACCCCATCTCACCGTCAAACCCCACACCACATTACCTTCACTATCACGGCAAACCACACCAAACCCCGTTCCCCATCCCTCTTTCACCCCCGCATCCACATTTAATTTGACCCACCCTTCTCTCGACTTCCTCAATCCCGTCACCACAGTTACTGGAGCACACCGACCTCCACCCTCATTGCTACCTTGTTCATATCCACCCCCTCTTGTTCAAAACCCACCAATTCCTCGCTTCCCACATCGCCCAACACCCCCATAATAAAAGTATATATCTCGCTATCCTCTAACTCCCTCCACACTTcctccacccactccctcacccgctCAAACCCATCAACCACCTTCACTTCAAGACCCAACCTATCCCATAGCCCTCCCGCCCACCCACATCCCCTCACGAGGTGAAGACAAGTCTCCACTTCGCTACAACAGACCGGACAAACAACATCCATAGCACGGACTCGGGACGCAAGGTTCCATTTAGTAGCAATAGCCTCGTTGCAGAATTGCCAAAAGAAAACTTTCGCCTTGGGTAAAACATTAGCCTTCCAGATTCGGTTCCACAACATTTTCTCCTTTACATTATCCTACGATCCAGCTTCCTCCTCTCCTCTTCTATTGAGTGCTTGGTATGCAGTTTTAACTGAGTATTCACCGTCTTTCTCCAACTCCCATATCCATGTATCATTCGGCTTAGAAGAACTGAGCCGAATATTTAGAATTCGGTCCTGCTCAAAAGGGAGAAAAAATTGTCGTACCTTATGAGTGTCCCATCCAACACCATTCGCAAGACACAAATCCGCAACCACTATATTCGGGTTCGCGTCACACCTAGGGGAAAGCACCATTCGAGTCTGCGTACCCGGCACCCACGGATCGACCCACACCCTGGTGCTCAAGCCATCACCAATCCGCCACCTAATACCCAAACGAAGAACCTCTTTAGCTTACCAAATACCTCTCCAAGTGTAACTTGGGTTAGTTCCAGGTCAGCTGACATAAAGCCTCCATTCGGAAAATATTTTCCTCCAAGAATCCGGGCCATAAGACTCGATCTATGAGTGAGTAACCTCCATGCCTGCTTCCCAAGAAGAGCCATATTAAACTGGTGAAAATCCCAAAATCCTAGCCCCCCAAGCATTTCGGTTTACATATCCTCGACCAAAAAACCCATGGTATTTTACCCTTTCCATTAGATGACCCCCACCAAAAGCGAGAAACAAGCGAGCGAAGTTCATCACAAAAATTAGCCGGGAGTTTGAAGACGCTCATCGCATAGGCCGGGATTGATTGAGCCACAGCCTTTATCAATAGTTCCCTACCCGCCTTCGAAAACAACTGACCCCGCCATCCTTGTAAATTTTTACACAGCTTGCCCCGAATCACCTCAGCCACCACCTTCCTAGAATGGCTCACTACAGTTGGGAGCCCGAGGTATCGTTTCTGCACATCAACAACCTGGATCCCAAGACAATTCGCCACATCCCTTCGATCCCTTTCTCTCGTACCCCGACTAAAAGAGGTCGTAGTCTTATCAAAATTCACCACTTGACCCGATGCTAATTCATAATCCGAGAGAATCCGCTTCACATGGTTAGCTTCCATCAAATTAGCTTTAGCAAAAAAGATGCTATCATCCGCAAATAAAAGATGTGAAACAGAAGGGGTAGAGGGGGCAATACTAATACCATGTAAAGACCCATTTTCCACTGCTTTCCTCATTAAACCCGACAAGACTTCATCAcacaagataaataaataaggagaaagaggGTCACCTTGTCGCAGCACCCGTTCTGGACGAAAGACATCCGTAGGTGTCCCATTCACCAGGACCGAAAAGGAAACCGACGAAACACAGTGCATAACTCTATCAACCCACCTCAACTCAAAACCCATTCTCCTAAGCACCCTTTCTAAGAAGCTCCATTCCACCAGATCATAGGCTTTAGACATGTCTAGTTTTATCGCCATGTGACCATTCTTATTCCTAGAATTTTTCATGTGATGGAAAAGCTCGAAAGCGACTAAAATATTATCAGTTATAAGTCTCCCCGGGGTGAAAGCACTTTGATTTTCCGAAACAATATCCCCTAAGAATAATTTTAGCCGATTTGCAAGCACTTTAGACACCAACTTATAGATTACATTACACAAACTTATGGGTCGGAATTCGGTCATTTTATCCGGGCCTTTTTTCTTAGGTATAAGAACTatatatgttttattaatatcaTCAGGAATAGGGGCTCCCCTCAAAATACCCAAGACAGTTCTAACCACCGCTTTGCCGACAATATGCCAATAAGTTTGAAAAAATAAACCATTCATACCGTCCGGTCCAGGAGCCTTCAGCGGATGCATCCGGTTCAGCGCCAATTCCACCTCTTCGACACTGTATTCACCtcttaaaaaattattcattctatcCGTCACCCGTCCCTCAACCACATCAAGAAGGTGTTCAAAATCCCTAGGCTGCCCAGACTCAAAAAGGTTCGAAAAATATCCACGAGCAACTCCCGAAATCGCATCAAATCCCTTGTGTACACGTCCGTCATCATCAGCCAGTTTCTCAATATGATTCCTTTGTTTTCTTTGACTCGCTTTTCGGTGAAAATATTTGGTATTTCTATCTCCTTCCTTGAGCCACATGGCCCTCGATCGTTGCTTCCAAAATATTTCTTCTTGTTTCAATAAGTCGGCTATCTCCTTCAGCAACCTTCTCCTTTCCCTAACAACCCCTCTAGATCGACTCCCCTCATTCAAGACTTTTAATCTCCTTCGCTTTCTATTAATGTCCCGCATAATTTTACCGATGCTTGTTTCTTTCCATTTTTGCAGGCCCTCAGCACAATGAGCTAACATACCCACCACGTCCACCCCCTCGTCCCATGTATTTCGAATTGTATCCTCACAACCCTCCTCTCCTACCCAAATTTGCTCAAACCGAAAGAGCCGCTGACCCCGCGACTCCCTTTCATCCCTCCTATTTAGAAGCAGCTTAATAGGGGCATGGTCCGACCACTCCCTATCGAGATGAATAAGTTTGGCTCTCGGAAAAGAATTAGACCAAGCTTCATTACATAGGGCTCGATCCAGACGACTCTGACGGTTATCCTCCTCCGCTTGACCATTATCATAAGTAAAAGCATAACCCTAAATATCCACATCATGTCGACCACAATCATCAATAGCTTCTCTAAAATTATTCATTTGCCATTGGGCACGAGAACCACCTTTCATTTCCATCACAAAAAGAATCTCGTTAAAGTCTTCTATACACACCCACGAGTCACTAGACTGAGCGCCTAATTCCCTAAGTAACTCCCAAGAAAGGTATCTATCAGCTACCATCGGCCAGCCATAAAAGTCCGTCACACGCCACACCCCACTCTCATCATGAATATCGAAATCCATATGGTGCATCGACGCAGACCTAAACACAAATCTAACATGTTTTTTCCACATGAAAGCAATCCCCCCTAATCTCCCAGCACAATCCACCTCCATGCTATCATAATCGTCCAAACACGTACGCACTCTCCTAAATTCTTCTCCGCTCAATTTAGTCTCAGAGAGAAAGACTAGAGCGGGGGCCTCTTTCCGTAATAAATTACGGAATCCGCCTACTGTAGCCGGGTTGCCCAACCCCCTGCAGTTAAGGCTTAAGAgattcattgggcccggcggggttgGACACTCCCAACCTCCGCCTCAGATGAACATACATCCATGATTTTCTGACATTTATTACCACCCACAGCCTCGTTCTCCTCGTCATTGTCACGACCTCTCTTATCACCAAGAATTATCGTCTCCCTTAGCTGATGACACACTAGACCACCATATTTTTCGCTCATACCCCCTCCCCTAGCCATCCTATTCTATGTCGACAAGGCATTAGGTCCTTGTTCCCTCCCCTTATTCCCTACCATACTCTCCCTCCCATGCTACTATCACCATCCTTCCTCACTCCCTGCAACTCTTGTTCCCCTATCCCTTCTACCATCCCCTTCTCCTTATCCTCCCCTCCTTCCATCACCATCTCTCGTACCTCCTCTCCTCCATCATTACGGACTCCACCCTCCCTCTCAACGACAATACGCCCCTGTTTcaaaccttcaaacccaccgcgTTTAGCTCAAGTCTTGAGCGAAATCTCTTGTAGCTTAACAATCATACTAGATATAGCATCTTCCTCACGCTTCTTGTACTCTTTTTCAAACACCTCCCCCAATGATCGAGCACTTTTACCACTCCCATCAGCCACTGTTTTAGTCGTACGCTATGGTGACGCCCTCAAACTATCATCAAACCGTAGCTCACCCTCCTCATATGGGCCATCTTCACAATCCTTTTCGCCACGCCCTAAAGTGCCACAACCATAGCAAAAGATCTGTATACGTTCATATTTGACTTTGAATTCCACCAATTCCCCAGTTGTCATACGAATACCCACCTTAGCCTTAAAATATTTACGGACGTCATGAATAATTCTAATACGAACAGCCTTTTCAATCTCCGGAGAGGGAGCTTCATCTACCTCCACAAATTGCCCTAGTTGCATTCCAATTTTTCGCAAATTCTCCATATTAGAACGACCTCGAATAGGCAAGTCATAAACCCTAGCCCATAGTGGAACATGGAACAAGGGCGTGTCAGAAATCTTTCCATCGCAAATTGGGTCATCAAAGCACCATACAAATTTATCGAAGTGCCATGGTTGGCCTTCGACGACTCAGGTTTTATCTTTCTCGGAATCGTACTTAAAAACAAAAATCTTATTCTTGGCATCGATTAGGTTTCCCAGTGTCTTACCTTTCAAATTCCAAAGGTGTATCATCGTGTCAATTGCCGCCTTTGCATTAACAGCTTTCGATGACCAAATCCGCCCCACTAGAATGAATTCACCCTTCTTACTCCCTTCCGCATTATCCCCAACATCCCATGTGAATTCTCCTCCTTCATCGATAACCTCTTTTCCTACCCTATGATGCTCCTCACTATGGACACTCATAATTGATCAGATGTAGAAAACAGAACAAGGAAATAAAGCAAAAATCCACGAGAGAAGTGTAAAATCTGCCTTCAAAAATAAGGAAAAcctaaagacgaattttagacgGAGGCTTTCATCGGAACCCTAGAGAGAGGTTGAGGGAACGGGTAATTTTATTATTTGTAGGTTTTAGTTATACGGAGTAGTTGCTTTTTGAATCATCATTTGATATAGTACATCAGATGGTATAGTTATGATATAGTTTTTTAATATTAAGATAaagttttttatttttaatttataaattttgagttttattataaagtttttgagttcatttacTTGAACATTATTCTCAAAAaattacattataactcaaaaaaattacatataagcttaGAAAAAATTGATTATTGAcgtaaaactaaaatgtaattatAAACTCTAtagaactcaaaaaaaaaaacacaaaaactcaTTAAGTGTTAgtagtacatctgatgtacaGTCCTTTTTCTCATCTATTACGTGTAATATTATTATGGTTGTCCGGACTACTTAAATATTCCATTTAAAATTATTTGTATTAGAGTATGTTTGGCCTAATTTTCTAAAACTGAATTTTGTTGATTTTCTATAAAGTTTTTCAAAAGCACGGTGTTTACTTGGTACTTCTATTTTTAAGGACAAAAACATATTTTTTGAGCTTTTAAGAAACTATTTCCAACTTTTAAAGATTGTGTGTTTGGTCAATTAGTATCTTTTTACCAAAAAACATTTTAAAAAGTTAGGCCAAATACacataaaatatactccctccgtcccggtcaattgttatccttttgttttggcacaaagatctaGGAAAGAGAAAtgagtcaattactaaatgacaaatggaacaaattgagtgtgaatgatcaaattgttcatcaacttcattcttaaaatagaaaggacaacaactcactAAGACACCCCAATGtgaaaaaaggacaacaaatgaccgagacagagggagtaattGACTTGACTTGTCTAGTAGAAATAATGTAATTTCTATTTTTGCACACTGATCGGTGGTATTTATCGATTAACTAGGGTTTTATACTCGGTTATTAAATAAAGCGacttttatttattactttaaattgtttattgCAACATCTAATCACAAGTAATTAGCTAGAGGCCTTatctaattaattgatttaccGCAGATCGAGAGCATGAAACGAAAcataaataggattatacatccagttgtaccataagcattgtacaaccgaggtataagaatccgagcttatatgtattctttctgagcGAATTGTAATACTACGTTTTTCTAAGTCCTGTTTCTCGGCCGAAtaaggcttactcggccgagtaatgcttCGTGTGTTTCtagtcaggctactgtccaggaatactcggccgagtatggtaatactcgaccgagtaagggatactcggtcgagtattctctatactcgaccgagtatccggtctgacggggaTTATGTTCGCGGTTTGATTAAAGacgattagagttataaattgaGATTTACTGTTTCACTtttcactttttacaaaacctaaaacattctaCGTAACTCTAATCACCTCTAATCTCTCTAAAGATCGTTGATTGTTTGTGAGTCCTTGTTCTTTCCTCtcttgcgtcgattgtgtcggtaagccacTAGTCCTATAAGTTTTGTcagtttgtcttttagggtttaccctagtattggaatttgagaaaatgggttgttttgcatgattgtgattggattgtatgattgttgttaggtggagaattcgtagaagagcagTTCTAGCTTCCTTGTTGACTCATATCAGATTTgggctaaggtagggtttccctacttagttgattgtgtaattaatttaagattgatgattgtgatgttgtgatttaattgatatggtaatattgttgttgattgtactTTGGAATATCGGAGTTGGGATGGATTGATTGTGATTGTGAGGTGCAtcatcggctgagtggagtcacttgcggtagtggcttcacgcccttgattcgccccttatggaacccgccacaagaggggatgtgcacattaaggaacatgggttgttgctc
This sequence is a window from Silene latifolia isolate original U9 population chromosome 8, ASM4854445v1, whole genome shotgun sequence. Protein-coding genes within it:
- the LOC141595569 gene encoding uncharacterized protein LOC141595569, which produces MNLLSLNCRGLGNPATVGGFRNLLRKEAPALVFLSETKLSGEEFRRVRTCLDDYDSMEVDCAGRLGGIAFMWKKHVRFVFRSASMHHMDFDIHDESGVWRVTDFYGWPMVADRYLSWELLRELGAQSSDSWGYAFTYDNGQAEEDNRQSRLDRALCNEAWSNSFPRAKLIHLDREWSDHAPIKLLLNRRDERESRGQRLFRFEQIWVGEEGCEDTIRNTWDEGVDVVGMLAHCAEGLQKWKETSIGKIMRDINRKRRRLKVLNEGSRSRGVVRERRRLLKEIADLLKQEEIFWKQRSRAMWLKEGDRNTKYFHRKASQRKQRNHIEKLADDDGRVHKGFDAISGVARGYFSNLFESGQPRDFEHLLDVVEGRVTDRMNNFLRGEYSVEEVELALNRMHPLKAPGPDGMNGLFFQTYWHIVGKAVVRTVLGILRGAPIPDDINKTYIVLIPKKKGPDKMTEFRPISLCNVIYKLVSKVLANRLKLFLGDIVSENQSAFTPGRLITDNILVAFELFHHMKNSRNKNGHMAIKLDMSKAYDLVEWSFLERVLRRMGFELRWVDRVMHCVSSVSFSVLVNGTPTDVFRPERVLRQGDPLSPYLFILCDEVLSGLMRKAVENGSLHGISIAPSTPSVSHLLFADDSIFFAKANLMEANHVKRILSDYELASGQVVNFDKTTTSFSRGTRERDRRDVANCLGIQVVDVQKRYLGLPTVVSHSRKVVAEDRILNIRLSSSKPNDTWIWELEKDGEYSVKTAYQALNRRGEEEAGS